The proteins below come from a single Streptomyces sp. B3I8 genomic window:
- the ccrA gene encoding crotonyl-CoA carboxylase/reductase: MKEFLDAIQSGAATPADYAALPLPDSYRAMTVHKDETDMFEGIDTRDKDPRKSLHLDEVPVPELGPGEALVAVMASSVNYNSVWTSIFEPLSTFAFLERYGRVSELTKRHDLPYHVIGSDLAGVVLRTGPGVNSWKPGDEVVAHCLSVELESSDGHNDTMLDPEQRIWGFETNFGGLAEVALVKSNQLMPKPDHLSWEEAAAPGLVNSTAYRQLVSRNGAGMKQGDNVLIWGASGGLGSYATQFALAGGATPVCVVSSPQKAEICRAMGAEAIIDRNAEDYRFWKDEHTQDPKEWKRFGKRIRELTGGEDIDIVFEHPGRETFGASVYVTRKGGTITTCASTSGYLHQYDNRYLWMSLKRIIGSHFANYREAWEANRLVAKGKIHPTLSKVYPLKDTGQAAYDVHRNLHQGKVGVLCLAPKEGLGVRDEEKRARHATAINRFRDV, translated from the coding sequence GTGAAGGAATTCCTGGACGCGATCCAGTCGGGAGCGGCCACGCCCGCCGACTACGCCGCACTCCCGCTCCCCGACTCGTACCGCGCGATGACCGTGCACAAGGACGAGACGGACATGTTCGAGGGCATCGACACCCGCGACAAGGACCCCCGCAAGTCGCTCCACCTGGATGAGGTCCCGGTCCCCGAACTCGGCCCGGGCGAGGCCCTGGTCGCCGTGATGGCCTCCTCGGTCAACTACAACTCGGTGTGGACGTCGATCTTCGAGCCGCTCTCCACCTTCGCCTTCCTGGAGCGCTACGGCCGCGTCAGCGAACTCACCAAACGCCACGACCTGCCGTACCACGTCATCGGCTCCGACCTCGCCGGCGTCGTCCTGCGCACCGGCCCCGGCGTCAACTCCTGGAAGCCCGGCGACGAGGTCGTCGCGCACTGTCTGTCCGTCGAGCTGGAGTCGTCCGACGGGCACAACGACACGATGCTCGACCCCGAGCAGCGCATCTGGGGCTTCGAGACCAACTTCGGCGGCCTCGCCGAGGTCGCCCTCGTCAAGTCCAACCAGCTCATGCCCAAGCCGGACCACCTCAGCTGGGAGGAGGCCGCCGCCCCCGGCCTCGTCAACTCCACCGCCTACCGCCAGCTCGTCTCCCGCAACGGGGCCGGCATGAAGCAGGGCGACAACGTGCTCATCTGGGGCGCGAGCGGCGGACTCGGCTCCTACGCCACGCAGTTCGCGCTGGCCGGCGGCGCCACCCCCGTCTGCGTCGTCTCCTCGCCGCAGAAGGCGGAGATCTGCCGGGCCATGGGCGCCGAGGCGATCATCGACCGCAACGCCGAGGACTACCGGTTCTGGAAGGACGAGCACACCCAGGACCCCAAGGAGTGGAAGCGGTTCGGCAAGCGCATCCGCGAACTCACCGGCGGCGAGGACATCGACATCGTCTTCGAGCACCCCGGCCGCGAGACGTTCGGCGCGAGCGTCTACGTGACGCGCAAGGGCGGCACCATCACCACCTGCGCCTCGACCTCGGGCTATCTGCACCAGTACGACAACCGCTACCTGTGGATGTCCCTGAAGCGGATCATCGGCTCGCACTTCGCCAACTACCGCGAGGCCTGGGAGGCCAACCGGCTCGTGGCGAAGGGGAAGATCCACCCGACGCTGTCCAAGGTGTACCCGCTCAAGGACACCGGCCAGGCGGCGTACGACGTGCACCGCAACCTCCACCAGGGCAAGGTCGGCGTGCTGTGTCTGGCCCCGAAGGAGGGTCTCGGCGTGCGCGACGAGGAGAAGCGCGCCCGGCACGCCACCGCCATCAACCGCTTCCGCGACGTCTAG
- a CDS encoding SRPBCC family protein, which translates to MAQVEATTERIIAADAEKVFDSLADYTGTRAKLLPEHFSEYEVREGGDGEGTLVHWKLQATSKRVRDCLLEVSEPTDGELVEKDRNSSMVTTWRVTPAGEGRARVVVTATWNGAGGIGGFFEKTFAPKGLGRIYDAVLVRLAAETEK; encoded by the coding sequence ATGGCGCAGGTCGAGGCCACCACCGAGCGGATCATCGCCGCGGACGCGGAGAAGGTGTTCGACTCCCTGGCCGACTACACCGGCACGCGCGCGAAGCTGCTGCCCGAGCACTTCAGCGAGTACGAGGTGCGTGAGGGCGGTGACGGCGAGGGCACCCTCGTCCACTGGAAGCTCCAGGCCACGAGCAAGCGCGTCCGTGACTGCCTGCTCGAGGTCAGCGAACCGACCGACGGGGAGCTGGTCGAGAAGGACCGCAACTCGTCCATGGTCACGACGTGGCGGGTGACGCCGGCGGGCGAGGGCCGGGCCCGGGTCGTCGTCACGGCCACGTGGAACGGCGCGGGGGGTATCGGCGGCTTCTTCGAGAAGACGTTCGCGCCGAAGGGACTGGGGCGGATTTACGACGCGGTGCTTGTGCGGCTCGCCGCGGAGACGGAGAAGTAG
- a CDS encoding 3-hydroxyacyl-CoA dehydrogenase family protein, with product MAAPLSDPSLSPFRIVAVVGLGTMGTGIAEVLAQAGREVVGIDVSEAAATRAVAALEAATARSVARGRLTEDRRGDVLARFRTFTDLRAAADADLVIEVVPESYDIKQQVFRELDAVVRPDAILATGTNALSVTRLAAESARPERVLGLHFFNPAPAMRLVEVVSSVLTAPAAVTAVTDLALDLGKEPVAVGDRPGFVADGLLFGYLNQAAAMYEAKYASREDIDAAMRLGCGLPMGPLALLDLIGVDTARTVLEAMYAASRDRLHAPAPVLRQLSEAGLTGRKSGRGFYTYEAPGSTTVVRDALTPLTGGPATGTARPVRSVGVAGSGTMASGIAEVFAKAGYDVVLAARTEEKAAAARARIGRSLSRSVDKGRMSVEAAAATLDRITPADSLDAFADVDLAVEAVAEDLDVKKQLFATLDKVCKPGAVLATTTSSLPVVACARATSRPQSVIGMHFFNPAPAMKLVEVVRTVLTSDDVHATVREVCAHIRKHPVDCGDRAGFIVNALLFPYLNNAVKMVEEHYATLDDIDAAMRLGGGYPMGPFELLDVVGLDVSLAIEKVLHREFRDPGLAPAPLLEHLVAAGCLGRKTGRGFREHARR from the coding sequence ATGGCCGCTCCCCTCTCCGACCCTTCCCTGTCCCCGTTCCGGATCGTCGCCGTCGTCGGCCTCGGCACCATGGGCACCGGCATCGCCGAGGTCCTCGCCCAGGCCGGCCGCGAGGTCGTCGGCATCGACGTCAGCGAGGCCGCGGCCACCCGGGCCGTCGCCGCCCTGGAGGCGGCCACCGCCCGTTCCGTGGCGCGCGGCCGGCTCACCGAGGACCGGCGCGGCGACGTCCTCGCCCGCTTCCGCACCTTCACCGACCTCCGGGCGGCGGCCGACGCCGACCTGGTGATCGAGGTGGTTCCGGAGTCGTACGACATCAAGCAGCAGGTGTTCCGGGAGCTCGACGCGGTCGTGCGCCCGGACGCGATCCTGGCGACCGGCACCAACGCGCTCTCCGTCACCCGGCTCGCCGCCGAGTCCGCCCGCCCCGAGCGCGTGCTCGGCCTGCACTTCTTCAACCCGGCCCCGGCGATGCGGCTCGTCGAGGTCGTCTCCTCGGTGCTCACCGCCCCCGCCGCCGTGACCGCCGTCACGGACCTCGCCCTGGACCTGGGCAAGGAGCCGGTCGCGGTCGGCGACCGCCCCGGCTTCGTCGCCGACGGGCTGCTGTTCGGATACCTCAACCAGGCCGCCGCGATGTACGAGGCGAAGTACGCCTCCCGCGAGGACATCGACGCCGCGATGCGCCTGGGCTGCGGTCTGCCGATGGGCCCGTTGGCGCTGCTGGACCTGATCGGCGTCGACACCGCGCGCACGGTCCTGGAGGCGATGTACGCCGCCTCGCGGGACCGGTTGCACGCCCCCGCGCCCGTCCTGCGCCAGCTCAGCGAGGCGGGGCTGACCGGCCGCAAGTCGGGCCGCGGCTTCTACACCTATGAGGCGCCCGGCAGTACGACGGTCGTGCGGGACGCGCTGACCCCGCTCACCGGCGGCCCGGCCACCGGCACCGCCCGCCCGGTCCGCTCGGTGGGCGTGGCCGGCAGCGGCACCATGGCGTCCGGGATCGCGGAGGTGTTCGCCAAGGCCGGTTACGACGTCGTCCTCGCCGCCCGCACCGAGGAGAAGGCGGCGGCCGCGCGGGCCAGGATCGGCAGGTCGCTGTCCCGCTCGGTGGACAAGGGCCGGATGTCGGTGGAGGCGGCCGCGGCGACCCTGGACCGCATCACCCCGGCCGACTCCCTCGACGCCTTCGCCGACGTCGACCTCGCGGTGGAGGCGGTGGCCGAGGACCTGGACGTCAAGAAGCAGCTCTTCGCCACGCTGGACAAGGTGTGCAAGCCGGGTGCGGTGCTGGCCACCACCACCTCCTCGCTGCCGGTCGTCGCCTGCGCCCGCGCCACCTCGCGCCCGCAGTCCGTGATCGGCATGCACTTCTTCAACCCGGCCCCCGCGATGAAGCTGGTCGAGGTGGTCCGCACGGTGCTGACCTCGGACGACGTCCACGCCACCGTCCGCGAGGTGTGCGCCCACATACGCAAGCACCCGGTGGACTGCGGCGACCGCGCCGGTTTCATCGTCAACGCGCTGCTGTTCCCGTACCTGAACAACGCGGTCAAGATGGTGGAGGAGCACTACGCGACGCTCGACGACATCGACGCGGCGATGCGGCTGGGCGGCGGCTACCCGATGGGCCCGTTCGAACTGCTCGACGTGGTCGGTCTCGACGTCTCCCTGGCCATCGAGAAGGTCCTGCACCGCGAGTTCCGCGACCCGGGCCTGGCACCCGCGCCGCTCCTGGAGCATCTGGTGGCCGCCGGCTGCCTCGGCCGCAAGACGGGCCGTGGCTTCCGCGAACATGCCCGGCGCTGA
- a CDS encoding MaoC family dehydratase has product MQFGRTYEEFEVGAVYRHWPGKTVTEYDDHLFCLLTMNHHPLHLDAHYAGESTDFGRNVVVGNYVYSLLLGMSVPDVSGKAIANLEIESLRHVAPTFHGDTLYGETTVLDKWPSKSKDDRGIVHVETRGIKQDGTLVCVFRRKVMVPTETYIKERGGEQPGRPTPKEQGK; this is encoded by the coding sequence ATGCAGTTCGGACGCACCTACGAGGAGTTCGAGGTCGGGGCGGTCTACAGGCACTGGCCCGGCAAGACGGTCACCGAGTACGACGACCACCTGTTCTGTCTCCTCACCATGAACCACCACCCGCTCCACCTGGACGCCCACTACGCCGGGGAGAGCACCGACTTCGGCCGCAACGTCGTCGTCGGCAACTACGTCTACTCCCTGCTGCTCGGCATGTCCGTCCCGGACGTGTCCGGCAAGGCGATCGCCAATCTGGAGATCGAGTCGCTGCGACACGTGGCACCGACCTTCCACGGCGACACCCTCTACGGCGAGACGACCGTGCTGGACAAGTGGCCGTCGAAGTCGAAGGACGACCGCGGCATCGTGCACGTCGAGACCAGGGGCATCAAGCAGGACGGCACGCTGGTGTGCGTGTTCCGCCGCAAGGTGATGGTGCCCACCGAGACGTACATCAAGGAGCGCGGCGGCGAACAGCCCGGCCGGCCCACGCCGAAGGAACAGGGGAAGTAG
- a CDS encoding alpha/beta hydrolase, with protein sequence MRRTAAVLCGAAIVMAGLPAGAQAGASTAPHAVTSTAVTSTTGALSAGTRATGATRLAWKKCATGDHPTLQCATLKVPLDHAEPNGRKITLALSRVPHTARAFQGPLLVNPGGPGGSGRSLAGFVASSLPKAVAAQYDVIGFDPRGVGASTPALDCAPGHFDPVRPDTVPHTPALEQANLSRARSFAQACGAKYKDLLPYLDTVSAARDMDAMRRALGAKKINYFGYSYGTYLGAVYAKLYPQRVRRLVLDSIVDPRGVWYDDNLQQDHAFDDRHRAFLAWVAAHDAAYGLGTDPARVETEWYAMRAAVAAHPAGGKVGAAELEDTFIPGGYYDGYWPHLAGAFAAYVHDKDAGALVDAYRTFGAVDAGGDNGYSVYTAVQCRDAGWPRDWERWREDSWAVYAKAPFMAWNNAWYNAPCAFWPTRAKQPVDVTNDKLPPVLLFQATDDAATPYEGGVTMHHLLRGSGLVVEEGGGNHGITLSGNTCLDGHLAAYLRTGKVPHGRGEADATCATLPAPKPLPAQTTPSSETASRTAPNPSRGSKLHGLLGFRG encoded by the coding sequence ATGAGAAGAACCGCAGCGGTGCTGTGCGGTGCGGCGATCGTGATGGCGGGGCTGCCGGCCGGCGCCCAGGCCGGGGCGAGCACCGCCCCACACGCCGTGACGTCCACCGCGGTGACGTCCACCACCGGCGCGCTCTCCGCGGGCACCCGCGCCACCGGTGCGACGAGGCTCGCCTGGAAGAAGTGCGCCACCGGCGACCACCCCACCCTCCAGTGCGCGACCCTGAAGGTGCCGCTCGACCACGCCGAGCCGAACGGCCGCAAGATCACCCTCGCCCTCTCCCGCGTCCCGCACACCGCCCGCGCCTTCCAGGGTCCGCTCCTGGTCAACCCCGGCGGGCCGGGCGGCAGCGGGCGGAGTCTCGCCGGTTTCGTCGCCTCCTCGCTGCCGAAGGCGGTGGCGGCCCAGTACGACGTGATCGGCTTCGACCCGCGCGGTGTGGGCGCGAGCACCCCGGCGCTGGACTGCGCGCCGGGACACTTCGATCCCGTGCGCCCCGACACCGTGCCGCACACACCCGCGCTCGAACAGGCGAACCTGTCCCGCGCCCGCTCCTTCGCGCAGGCGTGCGGCGCCAAGTACAAGGACCTGCTGCCGTACCTGGACACGGTCAGCGCCGCGCGCGACATGGACGCGATGCGCCGGGCGCTCGGCGCGAAGAAGATCAACTACTTCGGGTACTCGTACGGCACCTACCTGGGCGCCGTCTACGCCAAGCTCTATCCGCAGCGGGTGCGGCGGCTGGTGCTGGACTCGATCGTGGACCCGAGGGGCGTCTGGTACGACGACAACCTCCAGCAGGATCACGCCTTCGACGACCGGCACCGGGCGTTCCTGGCCTGGGTCGCCGCACACGACGCGGCGTACGGGCTCGGCACCGACCCCGCCCGGGTCGAGACCGAGTGGTACGCGATGCGGGCGGCGGTCGCCGCGCACCCGGCCGGCGGCAAGGTGGGCGCCGCCGAGCTGGAGGACACGTTCATCCCGGGCGGCTACTACGACGGCTACTGGCCCCACCTGGCCGGGGCGTTCGCGGCGTACGTCCACGACAAGGACGCCGGCGCGCTGGTCGACGCGTACCGGACGTTCGGCGCGGTCGACGCCGGGGGCGACAACGGGTACAGCGTCTATACCGCGGTGCAGTGCCGTGACGCGGGCTGGCCGCGGGACTGGGAGCGGTGGCGCGAGGACAGTTGGGCGGTGTACGCCAAGGCGCCGTTCATGGCCTGGAACAACGCCTGGTACAACGCGCCGTGCGCGTTCTGGCCGACGCGGGCGAAGCAGCCCGTGGACGTGACCAACGACAAGCTCCCGCCGGTCCTGCTGTTCCAGGCCACCGACGACGCGGCCACGCCGTACGAGGGCGGGGTGACGATGCATCACCTGCTGCGCGGTTCCGGCCTGGTCGTCGAGGAGGGCGGCGGCAACCACGGCATCACCCTGAGCGGCAACACCTGCCTGGACGGCCACCTGGCGGCGTATCTGCGCACCGGAAAGGTCCCGCACGGCCGGGGCGAGGCCGACGCGACCTGTGCCACCCTCCCCGCCCCGAAGCCGCTGCCGGCACAGACGACGCCGTCGTCCGAAACGGCGTCCCGGACGGCCCCGAACCCCTCACGCGGCTCGAAGCTGCACGGGCTGCTCGGCTTCCGGGGCTGA
- a CDS encoding CoA ester lyase, with product MTTPAPQVNRLRPRRSCLAVPGSNPRFLEKAQGLPADQVFLDLEDACAPLAKPEARHTVVKFLNEGDWTGKTRVVRVNDWTTEWTYRDVVTVVEGAGPNLDCLMLPKVQDASQVVALDLLLTQIEKTMGFEVGRIGIEAQIENARGLNNVNAIAEASPRLETIIFGPADFMASINMKSLVVGEQPPGYPADAYHFILMKILMAARANDLQAIDGPYLQIRNVDGFREVAGRAAALGFDGKWVLHPGQVDAANEVFSPSQEDYDHAELILDAYEYCTSEAGGRKGSAMLGDEMIDEASRKMALVVAGKGRAAGMTRTSRFEIPEA from the coding sequence ATGACAACCCCCGCTCCCCAGGTGAACCGGCTCCGCCCCCGCCGCTCCTGTCTGGCGGTCCCCGGAAGCAATCCGCGCTTCCTGGAGAAGGCGCAGGGCCTCCCGGCGGACCAGGTCTTCCTGGACCTGGAGGACGCGTGCGCGCCGCTCGCCAAGCCCGAGGCGCGGCACACCGTCGTCAAGTTCCTCAACGAGGGCGACTGGACCGGCAAGACCCGGGTGGTGCGGGTCAACGACTGGACGACCGAGTGGACCTACCGCGACGTCGTGACGGTCGTGGAGGGCGCGGGCCCGAACCTGGACTGCCTCATGCTGCCGAAGGTCCAGGACGCCTCCCAGGTCGTCGCCCTCGACCTGCTGCTGACGCAGATCGAGAAGACGATGGGCTTCGAGGTGGGCCGCATCGGCATCGAGGCGCAGATCGAGAACGCGCGCGGCCTGAACAACGTGAACGCGATCGCGGAGGCCTCCCCGCGGCTGGAGACCATCATCTTCGGCCCGGCCGACTTCATGGCGTCCATCAACATGAAGTCCCTCGTCGTGGGCGAGCAGCCGCCCGGCTATCCGGCGGACGCCTATCACTTCATCCTGATGAAGATCCTGATGGCGGCGCGCGCCAACGACCTCCAGGCGATCGACGGCCCCTACCTGCAGATCCGCAACGTCGACGGCTTCCGCGAGGTGGCCGGCCGCGCCGCCGCGCTCGGCTTCGACGGCAAGTGGGTGCTGCACCCCGGCCAGGTCGACGCCGCCAACGAGGTGTTCTCGCCCTCGCAGGAGGACTACGACCACGCCGAGCTGATCCTGGACGCGTACGAGTACTGCACGTCCGAGGCGGGCGGCAGGAAGGGCTCGGCGATGCTCGGCGACGAGATGATCGACGAGGCCAGCCGCAAGATGGCGCTGGTCGTCGCGGGCAAGGGACGGGCGGCCGGCATGACCCGTACCTCGAGGTTCGAGATCCCGGAGGCGTGA
- a CDS encoding protein meaA, translating to MSERRKDRPWLMRTYAGHSTAEASNELYRRNLAKGQTGLSVAFDLPTQTGYDADHVLARGEVGRVGVPVSHLGDMRRLFQDIPLERMNTSMTINATAMWLLALYQVVAEEQGADVSELQGTTQNDIVKEYLSRGTHVFPPGPSLRLTTDMIAYTVTHLPKWNPINICSYHLQEAGATPVQEIAYAMSTAIAVLDAVRDGGQVPRERMGDVVGRISFFVNAGVRFVEEMCKMRAFGRIWDRITRERYGIEDPRHRRFRYGVQVNSLGLTEAQPENNVQRIVLEMLAVTLSKDARARAVQLPAWNEALGLPRPWDQQWSLRIQQVLAHESDLLEYEDLFEGSKVIEAKVDELVDAAFAEIGRIEEMGGAMAAVESGYLKSQLVASHAGRRARIESGEERIVGVNAFETTEPSPLTADLDTAIQTVDPAVEARVVAALQQWRDTRYQPPFNHPRPCKALEKLREAARGTDNLMAATLECARAGVTTGEWAGALREVFGEYRAPTGVSAAPVAVTAREGSALSRVRRRVELTARDLGVGKLRFLVGKPGLDGHSNGAEQIAVRARDAGFEVVYQGIRLTPEQIVDAALAEDVHAVGLSVLSGSHARLVPDVLERLRAAGAADIPVIAGGIIPNADAEALRAAGVAAVFTPKDFDITGIIGRIVDEIRHANQLEPLLEPGLEPLEVPA from the coding sequence ATGAGTGAACGTCGCAAGGACCGGCCGTGGCTCATGCGCACCTACGCCGGCCACTCCACCGCCGAGGCGTCCAACGAGCTGTACCGGCGCAACCTCGCCAAGGGCCAGACGGGTCTGTCGGTCGCGTTCGACCTGCCGACGCAGACCGGCTACGACGCCGATCACGTCCTCGCCCGCGGCGAGGTGGGCCGGGTCGGGGTGCCCGTCTCGCACCTCGGTGACATGCGCCGGCTGTTCCAGGACATCCCGCTGGAGCGGATGAACACCTCCATGACCATCAACGCCACCGCCATGTGGCTGCTGGCGCTCTACCAGGTGGTCGCGGAGGAACAGGGTGCCGATGTGAGCGAGCTCCAGGGGACGACGCAGAACGACATCGTCAAGGAGTACCTGTCCCGGGGGACGCACGTCTTCCCACCAGGCCCCTCGCTCCGCCTGACGACGGACATGATCGCGTACACGGTCACCCACCTGCCCAAGTGGAACCCCATCAACATCTGCAGCTACCACCTGCAGGAGGCGGGCGCCACACCGGTGCAGGAGATCGCGTACGCGATGTCCACCGCGATCGCCGTGCTCGACGCGGTGCGCGACGGCGGGCAGGTGCCGCGGGAGCGCATGGGCGACGTCGTCGGCCGGATCTCCTTCTTCGTCAACGCGGGCGTCCGCTTCGTCGAGGAGATGTGCAAGATGCGGGCGTTCGGCCGCATCTGGGACCGGATCACCCGTGAGCGGTACGGCATCGAGGACCCCAGGCACCGGCGCTTCCGGTACGGCGTCCAGGTCAACTCCCTGGGGCTGACCGAGGCGCAGCCGGAGAACAACGTCCAGCGGATCGTGCTGGAGATGCTCGCGGTCACCCTCTCCAAGGACGCGCGGGCGCGCGCCGTGCAGCTTCCCGCCTGGAACGAGGCGCTGGGGCTGCCCCGGCCCTGGGACCAGCAGTGGTCGCTGCGCATCCAGCAGGTGCTGGCGCACGAGAGCGACCTGCTGGAGTACGAGGACCTCTTCGAGGGCTCGAAGGTGATCGAGGCTAAGGTCGACGAGCTGGTCGACGCGGCGTTCGCGGAGATCGGGCGGATCGAGGAGATGGGCGGCGCGATGGCCGCCGTCGAGTCGGGTTACCTCAAGTCGCAGCTGGTCGCCTCGCACGCCGGGCGGCGGGCCCGGATCGAGTCCGGCGAGGAGCGGATCGTCGGCGTCAACGCCTTCGAGACCACCGAGCCGAGCCCGCTCACCGCCGACCTGGACACCGCGATACAGACGGTGGACCCGGCGGTGGAGGCCCGTGTCGTCGCCGCGCTCCAGCAGTGGCGGGACACCCGCTACCAGCCCCCCTTCAATCATCCGCGCCCCTGCAAGGCGCTGGAGAAGCTGCGGGAGGCCGCCAGGGGCACCGACAACCTCATGGCGGCCACCCTGGAGTGCGCCCGCGCCGGGGTCACGACCGGCGAGTGGGCGGGGGCGCTGCGCGAGGTGTTCGGCGAGTACCGGGCGCCGACCGGCGTCTCGGCCGCCCCGGTGGCGGTCACCGCGCGGGAGGGCTCGGCCCTGTCCCGGGTGCGCCGCCGGGTGGAGCTGACCGCCCGCGACCTCGGCGTCGGCAAGCTGCGGTTCCTGGTCGGCAAGCCCGGCCTGGACGGGCACTCCAACGGGGCCGAGCAGATCGCCGTACGGGCCCGGGACGCCGGCTTCGAGGTGGTGTACCAGGGCATCCGGCTCACCCCCGAGCAGATAGTGGACGCCGCCCTCGCCGAGGACGTGCACGCGGTGGGCCTGTCGGTCCTCTCCGGTTCGCACGCGCGCCTCGTGCCGGACGTGCTGGAGCGGCTGCGCGCGGCCGGCGCGGCCGACATCCCGGTGATCGCCGGCGGGATCATCCCGAACGCCGACGCCGAGGCACTGCGGGCCGCCGGAGTGGCCGCGGTCTTCACCCCGAAGGACTTCGACATCACCGGGATCATCGGCCGTATCGTCGACGAGATCCGCCACGCCAACCAGCTCGAACCGCTGCTCGAACCCGGGCTCGAACCCCTGGAGGTCCCCGCATGA
- a CDS encoding TetR family transcriptional regulator encodes MPQPARSSRLAASTDAPESAAGSRAAAQRLKMRRELAAAAMELFSTKGYEATTVDEIAAAAGVARRTFFRHFRSKEEAIFPDHDDTLVRAEAVLHAAPAHEHPLDTVCRGIKEVMRMYAAQPEISVARYRLTREVPTLREAEIASVARYERLFTRYLLGHFDERAHADDANDDPLLAEVAASAVVTAHNHVLRRWLRADGQGDVETQLDHAFAIVRRTFGTGIGAGRDTTPPTAPPATTTSQGEVLVTVARTDAPLDEVMRTIEAALKAHR; translated from the coding sequence ATGCCCCAGCCCGCCAGGTCCTCACGTCTCGCCGCCTCGACCGACGCGCCGGAGAGCGCCGCCGGCAGCCGCGCCGCCGCCCAGCGGCTGAAGATGCGCCGCGAGTTGGCCGCGGCGGCCATGGAGCTTTTCTCCACGAAGGGGTACGAGGCGACCACGGTCGACGAGATCGCGGCGGCCGCCGGGGTCGCCCGCCGGACCTTCTTCCGCCACTTCCGCTCCAAGGAAGAGGCGATCTTCCCGGACCATGACGACACCCTGGTCCGCGCCGAGGCCGTGCTCCACGCCGCACCGGCGCACGAACACCCGCTCGACACGGTGTGCCGCGGCATCAAGGAAGTCATGCGGATGTACGCGGCGCAGCCGGAGATCTCGGTGGCGCGCTACCGGCTGACGCGCGAGGTGCCGACACTGCGGGAGGCGGAGATCGCGTCGGTCGCCCGCTACGAGCGGCTGTTCACCCGCTATCTGCTGGGCCACTTCGACGAGCGGGCGCACGCGGACGACGCGAACGACGACCCGCTGCTCGCGGAGGTCGCCGCGTCGGCAGTGGTCACCGCCCACAACCACGTACTGCGCCGCTGGCTGCGGGCGGACGGCCAGGGCGACGTCGAGACCCAGCTCGACCATGCCTTCGCGATCGTCCGCAGGACGTTCGGCACGGGCATCGGCGCCGGCCGCGACACGACACCGCCCACGGCACCCCCGGCGACCACCACCTCCCAGGGCGAGGTCCTGGTCACCGTGGCCCGCACGGACGCCCCCCTGGACGAGGTCATGCGCACGATCGAGGCAGCCCTGAAGGCCCACCGCTAG
- a CDS encoding Rv2578c family radical SAM protein: MRWENLADPTRDRARDAALFGADAVTTRTFDTPEFRGITFHEVRARSIVNRVPGASRMPFEWTVNPYRGCTHACVYCFARKTHSYLDLDTGLGFDSQIVVKVNAPELLRRQLASPRWTGEHIAMGTNVDCYQRAEGRYRLMPGIIAALRDRANPFSILTKGTLILRDLDLLKQACEVTDVGISVSVGFTDATLWRTVEPGTPAPERRLEVVRVLSEHGIGCGVLMAPVIPFLGDHPEQLRATVRAIAASGATSVTPLVLHLRPGAREWFMAWLTHHHPHLVRRYERLYAAGAYAPTWYQRRITRQVHELAREYGIGPTRTGMPRRIRPAGHGPDEPLDPTAPPAPTQLTLL; encoded by the coding sequence ATGCGCTGGGAGAACCTCGCCGATCCCACCAGGGACCGCGCCCGCGACGCCGCGCTGTTCGGTGCGGACGCGGTGACCACACGCACGTTCGACACCCCTGAGTTCCGCGGGATCACGTTCCACGAGGTACGCGCCCGTTCGATCGTGAACCGTGTGCCGGGCGCCTCACGCATGCCGTTCGAATGGACGGTCAACCCGTACCGGGGCTGCACGCACGCGTGCGTGTACTGCTTCGCCCGCAAGACGCACAGCTATCTGGACCTCGACACGGGCCTCGGCTTCGACTCGCAGATCGTGGTGAAGGTGAACGCCCCCGAACTGCTGCGCCGGCAGCTCGCCTCGCCGCGCTGGACCGGCGAGCACATCGCGATGGGCACCAACGTGGACTGCTACCAGCGGGCCGAGGGGCGCTACCGGCTGATGCCGGGGATCATCGCCGCCCTGCGCGACCGCGCCAACCCGTTCTCGATCCTCACCAAGGGCACCCTGATCCTGCGCGACCTGGACCTGCTGAAGCAGGCCTGCGAGGTCACCGACGTCGGCATCTCCGTCTCGGTGGGGTTCACCGACGCCACGCTGTGGCGCACGGTCGAGCCGGGCACCCCGGCCCCGGAACGGCGCCTTGAGGTCGTCCGCGTCCTGAGCGAGCACGGCATCGGCTGCGGGGTCCTGATGGCGCCGGTCATCCCGTTCCTCGGCGACCACCCCGAGCAGCTCCGGGCCACCGTACGGGCGATCGCCGCGTCCGGGGCGACCTCGGTGACCCCCCTGGTGCTGCATCTGCGGCCGGGGGCGCGCGAGTGGTTCATGGCCTGGCTGACGCACCACCACCCGCACCTCGTGCGCCGTTACGAGCGCCTGTACGCGGCGGGCGCCTACGCCCCGACGTGGTATCAGCGCCGGATCACCCGTCAGGTGCACGAACTGGCGCGGGAGTACGGGATCGGCCCCACGCGCACGGGGATGCCGCGCAGGATCCGGCCGGCCGGCCACGGACCCGACGAGCCCCTCGATCCGACGGCGCCACCCGCCCCCACCCAACTCACCCTGCTCTGA